ACTCATATATATGCCAGCAATGCATGCAGTATCATTAGATCAGATCCTGTCTCCAACACGGATTGAAGAGGGAATAATAATGTTGTCGTCTAACTCTACATGCGGCCTGGTCATGAAGCTGCTAGTCAATAAACTTATAACGAtcgaaaaaagaaattatcgaAATGTTGAAAAATATTCACCCACAGCCACTAGATATTGCTAGCTAGCCAGTAACACATGgtgaatttcaaatattataattttcaaactaaaaatagatgaaaaaagtaatcaaaagaaaaatgctgagctatgtttttgaaaaaagaaaagagatgatGGTACTGATGAATAATATACTTTATGCAGACTGTATATACCTTGCATGCAGACAATCAGAAAACGAGAGCTAGCTTAATTTGCAGTActatatatgatcaaaatatcataCATACCTCCTCTTGAAGCTTCTGCCTCTCCCTAGAGATGACATCATAGTCCTGCTTAAGTGCATCGTATAGGTGCTCAAGCTGCTTAGCCTTCCATCTAGCGCGCCTATTTTGGAACCAAACAGCGATTTGGCGAGGCTGCAGCCCTAGCTCCTTGGACAGTTTCATTTTCCTATCAGGGTCCAGTTTTATCTCTTCCTGGAAGCTCCTTTCCAGTGAATCTAGCTGATCGCTCGTTAATCGCTTCTTCTTCTCCTGGCAGCTGCCATAGTTGCTGTTCTTGTCCATTGTCGGCACCATCCCATGAGCCGAGTCCACCACTGCTGGATGCTTCACCTCCATTCCTGCATAAGTAAAGCAGATTAATTAAGGGGTGTGCAAGGAATTAAGCTTGAAATAACGCTTCTTTCTTGCCCCTTTTTACTTGCCCTTTCAAACTGTCAATAGATTTCAATGGTGTTTTAAGCCCGATCTTTAGCCTCACATGTCCATCTATACTTGTGACTTCTCCAATGAAGCATATACCAGTGGCTTAGAATTATTTGAAGGAGAAGAGATGAGCAGATGAACATTTATCGAGcaactcaaaatttcaaagtaattaaagCAGAAAAATATGGTTCCAACGCTAGTATTCATAGTACTAGTGATCAAGAAGCTAGCTAGATCGAACATAGTCAATAAAGAAATAAGTTTGGAAACAAAAAGAGAGTGCATCTCGTTGATCAGCCTTCGAAGCATGGAAAAGTCAAAGGAATACAAGACGATAATTGAGAAAATAGTCAGTGTACTGAGAAACCGAGTACTTTACCTGGAAAATGGTCGTAGTTATAGTTGTAGAGGAAGCTTAAAGAAGATTCTGGTCGGGTAACGAAGGGTCTAATTAAACTCCCATTCCAGTCCATATTCGGCAGCTCCACTTTTCTGCAACTCTTCCTCAGATCGACCCAAAGTTTCTATGCAATATGGACCTGGTAATTTGAGTGGCAGGACCACAAAGAGAAGTACTATTAATGGTGTAAGGGATGAAATTGAGTCAAGGGcggctcaatacaaattgaggcCTAAGGCGAATTTAAGTGAgttattcataattataatacaataaaatataaattattatatgaaatattttcaaactttacaataaaatgaaattttatttaaaatctttaaatacagtttttgtgaatatatatttacaacaacttaaaatgaggtCTCAATGCAGATTTTGTGCCTCAATTTagtaagatcttaaaaaaattatttaaaatataaataattcattgtattacttatataaaaaaaaattaattgtattaaatgttaaatttagtattatgaggctttgcacacattgaaaactataaaaattatttaaaattttatttaatgaaatggtttttatttttatttttaaattaaaaaatatatatttatatttttggggGCCTTACATAGGGTGGGGGCCTTAGGCAATGGCCTCAATGGCCTTACCATTGAGCCGGCCCTGATTATTGAGTTAGGAAGGCGTGACGCTGAGTGTTGTAAGTTTCTATTCTTCCTGATCTTTTAGGTCGCCAAAAAAGTGAATGcgtagagagagaaaggaggagGGAGAGAAACTGTGAGGTTCTTCTTCCTACTTCACTTTTGGGGAGCAACAAAGTTTTGTGTCTAGTTTTTATAGAGAGCGAAAGAGGTTTAGTACTAGAAAGAAGTCAGCACAAGGCGTGAGAAAGGGAAGGCATATGTCAGTTCCATAGGAGCAGGACTACTGGGACCAGACGGAGACCTTTGATCCCACACTCTTCCATTTACGTATGCAACCGACAACTCTCTATTTCgctgtctttctctctctctctctctgaatacatatacaaatatgtagaaatatatatagaggtgTGGCCAAAATACAACATAGGAAGAGAGTGGGGGGATTAATAAGAGGGTGGCATAATACAATGATCAGTACCACCTGCTACCTCTTCTGTATCGGTAAAAGACAAAGAatggaagagaaggaaaaggaacTTAACTGGGGCTCATCCTACTAGTCGTGTTTTCCTCTGCCCACCTTAATAAAAACTAGGCAGCGTAGCAGTGAAGAAAGCTGAGGCCCCCCCCTATCACTCTTGCGGCCTCTATATATGTGGGTTGGATTGGTCTCGATCGGCGAATTGCAATTGAATGATGAGAGGGTGAGCTGTGAGGAGCGAGGTCAGATATATAGGTGGTCACTGGTCAGTAAGTCCGTATGCTAGTGTTAAAAGGCATCTTTCCGAAACATAACGTGAATAATTTAACGGTAAAGAAGGCGTTGCGCCCAAATAGGTGAAAAAGATTGATGAGACAGAGGTCTCCTTTGAAATGTAATGTTCTTGAGTTGAAGTACTCTGATATATGTCTGAATTCATGATAACTACATGacctcataattaaaaaaactcagAAACACAGAGGATCAAGTACGACTAAGGAAGAGTGCGGACGCTTAATTTGCTACTTATTTACATGGGAAATTTGGAAGGGTTTTGACTCTTTTGAGTGAGTGTAGATGACCCTAGTTGTGGTTGTTGCTGTTTATGGCGatgtctttgattttttttttgggtgcatGGTTATTTTCCCATTGATGCATTCAGTACTGTTCACGTGATCTTTCGTAACATTTCGTAAAGAACTTTTACTTTCTTTACAAACAGGAATACCTAACTCTTGCTAGTAATTGTCATCAATAATCCCAAAAACCTAGCTAGCTGGCTTATTTGGCATTCCTGTGAATTATTAAATTGTTGTTAATCAAGTTGAGATTGTGCATGAGATGCATACCTTGGTTCTGTATTTTGAATTCGATCCTAAACCTTTGGGGGGCTCTAATTTTTCTAATCCGtactattatataaatatgaaatcaatACACGGTCTGGTATCAAGCAAACCGCAGGCCAGACCTTCTGCTAAAATTATGTTTCTTAATTACGTACAGCATATTTCTGACAATTGCAGATAGCTAGCCCTTGATCATGAGTTAGATGTCCTGGCccttaattataaattgttttGCAAGGGGTTGATTAATGTACTTAATTGACCTCCTAACTTGGGATCAAGGGGCGCTAGAATCTTGTACTAATAGAGGATCATGAGTATTGTAAGGAGATTTTTCCTCCCATCGTCCCAAATAGCAAGCCCACGATGAATCACTGGGAAGTAAGTTAGAGAGACCGACCAAACCCAACGACTCTCCTCTTTAGTGGGCCTCTGCAAAGTACTCGGTCTATGAAAAAAATCCACCCACGAAGCAATCCATGCATGAGGAAAACGGACGATAGGGACAGATGAGACTCGCCACCTTGATACCTCCCAGATAACACCCTACTCTTGGAAACCTGCGCAGGCAGATGGGAGGAAAATATGAGAAACTCTTGATCTTTTGACAGAAGGCATGGAGGGGTTTAACAAAGAACGTCTGCGAGATAAAGTGAGTCAGGGAGCTACATTGCATTAATTGCGTCACTCTTTGGACTCTATGCTGCATTAATGACTTCGCCCCATAAGCCACACCACATTAAATTATTCTGACTAAGCAAACAGTTGAAGGGACATGGATTCCCCGAAGTCAAGTACGAGTTGTCTTTACCCAGAAACTAGTATAAAAGCCAATCCTTAGATACGAAGAACTTTTTCTGATTCCTCTATACTCATGTATaaactactaaggagatatactGAACTTAGCATCGGAGACTCTCCAGCCTCCACCAAGGCCCCCcactttttgtattttcttaagTGTGCAGGTGAAAGACTCAAGATCTAAATTGCTGAAACCCGACTCAAAGACATACAAAACACGACGTTATCAAGTATAATGAAACCGTTTACCTCTGCTAGCTgaagttgtaattattataatCAATATTGCTCCatgatcactatatatattaataccaGCAGTACTATTCACAATACGCTAGATCATGATGCTCAACAAACTTCACCATAGTACTTCATCCATCgcgtttctttttttctttattttttttttattatttgttttttgtttttttttgtttttttttttgggctcaGCCAAACGAATTGAACGAAGTTCTTTAATTTAATCaatgatctaattaattaatttctcataaTCTTTGTTAGTGCATTGCAGGTGGCCGTTGTgccttttagatttttctttcctttttctcatgaaaaaaatGTCAACTTCTAACTTGAAGGTTGTATATAGCCTGCACATTATCAAagatgatataataataataataataataatagttatccatttctaatatttttgcctcttcttcttcttcttcttttttgggcTGTGGAATAGCGACTGTCATTTCCTGGATAAGTTGAAAAGTGACGAAGTCCTTGAAGCAGAACTGACTGGTGTTGGAGATAAATGCCGGCCCCCGACATTGCAAGAGTCTGAGTCCAGGAAAGGTACAAGCATTCTTGGATCAAGACATGATAAAATGAGCTCAAACTGGACCACCTATATATAGGTATGTTAAACTGATCACTCTCAGATACACACACAGCTGTTTCAAAGCCACCATGCAATTTTCTACTATACTGCTAAATTTCAAAAGCTGATCATTGACTCGCCAGTTGATCAACTACGACTTCTGCAAGCATAACGGGGAAAGGCGTCATACGCCTTTGTTTTGGTAGTTTAATTGGATCGGATGGAGGATGACACAGTACGTAAATTGGCGTTATTTAAATCTCATCAACAAAACTACTTGAATTTGCAGATCATTGaagccaaacaaaaaataaagtctTTGTCTGTTTTGTTAGCGTTACTAACTTCACGTGCACGCATGGGGACTAACTTTTGAGAGAAGCCGTCTGAATCTGGAAAAAAAGCAGCTAGCTCCTTAAAAGAACCTGCGTGCCCAGTAACGAATCTGGGACTCCAAAAATTCGAGAAAatagtttttctttaattttgtggGCTATTCAGTAAGTTCTCAATACAAACAATCCAACCAGACCCAACTAATTAGCTTCAATCCTGATTTTGTCCCCGTCTGGCTTCATACTGAacgtgcatgcatacatgaTATATGGtgatttaattatctattttgcTAGTTTCACCGAGTTATGATTCCCTTGGCATTTATTACAATGATATATTCTAACcaaattctaattataatattgactAATTTTTAAGAGTATAAGctcaatatgtgtgtgtgtgtgtgtgtgtgtgatttgAGGTTTCTTCGAAGCATTACAAGTTAAGTCAGATCCACTGTTACACATGCAACACTTGAGCAAGCTAAGCAGCTAATGACCGACTATTTCAGTGACAAAGACAGAGAGGAGAGAAAGTCCTAGTTGACATGGCTAAAGCTTTCGAACCCTAGAACATCATGATAAGCTCTAGGATGATGAAAATTTTaactagtagtagtactactggtcCTGTTTAGGTGGGCAAACATTAATTCTTAACCAGCTAAGGTTGAAAATTATAAGGCTGGCAACGCGGCTGCATGCCCCTATCATGCAAACTTTAGGTTAGAGATGAGTTTTTCTAAAATCAGTGGTCCATCGGTAAAACTTTTTCGATTCGAACCTTCTAAAATCATGAACATATTTCAAGTAAAGAGTAAGTGGAAATGGAATTTAAGACACCCAACAGCTTAATAGAATTAGATCATCAAAGATGGCTGCAAAAGAAGGCGGTCACTGTACGCAGGCGGCGCCGGATCTGGACCAATATCTAGGTCAGTATCtacataaatattcatttaataataatgggAAACAATATTGGAATACAGAGTTCTACCAGAGATCTCCGGTTCTAATATGTAGGCCACAATGTAGTAACAACGTGGTCATAAATGATTGGATTCAATGCAGAAAAGAAGAGCCTCCCTAGTTGACATAGGCCCCAAATTCCAAAACTAAAACACATGGTGAATTCAACAAAATCCCTGAAAAAGAAAGCTCACTCACAGCTTTCTTACCTGTTTCTTCTATCAAGTAGTCAACCTTGATCGATTTCTGAAAACCTAGTAAGACACTTTTTTTCATGAACAGAGCGCTCATGCTTCTTGCTTTTACAGGTgtttagagaaaaaataattccttaatcTTCTGAAAACGAGGTAGTTAATTTGTAGAACACCAAAGTACTCCAATCAGCCACACTGGTCAAAATTCTGCCGGGGTGCTTTTCTTCTAATGTAAGTAGTATTCAGGATGCAGGTGAACCGTGAATTGTGCATGGATTGGCTGCCAGTGTAGAATCATACAAAATTCAAAGATGCTAGACGAGACGGTTTGCACAAGGATTTAACCAAATCAGATAATAGAAACCTCGCTGCAATAACTTTTGAATTGATGTTAAAGCAGGCACACGCAGAGGAAACCCAACGTTCCATTGATATTTAAAACCGATTATAACAGCTgcttagtaaaattattttgtcaGTCCGCATAAAACGGGCTTGTTACCAACTCCCACAAGAAATTGAGACACGCAGCACACCAGGAAAGCTATGGAAATAACAGTTTTGACAACAAAGTTGGGTTTTTAAGTAGCTAATACCAATTCCAAGTGGTCCAGCGTTCACACCCTACCACTGGCCTCACAACCGAGCAAAGGGTGCAACCAAATTTTGCGCACCCGGTCCTATCCAACCTAAAGAGAGTTCGGGAAGCAATACTCACGATGGTTAATTATAAGCATTCATCCCTAGTTGCAActatttaataaatacataaataaactaattatgagagagagagagagagagagatttatggTGGTCCTATACAAGTTTCGtgatttcaagaaaaattggagTAATGGATGGTAAAATAGTACTGATGGATGATATGAACCTCAGTCGCAACACAACTTAGTTATAGTATTCATGAAAAGCGCTCGGCACAAGCAAGGAAAAAAGCCAAAGCAT
This genomic interval from Juglans regia cultivar Chandler chromosome 3, Walnut 2.0, whole genome shotgun sequence contains the following:
- the LOC118343707 gene encoding homeobox-leucine zipper protein ATHB-22-like isoform X1 gives rise to the protein MDWNGSLIRPFVTRPESSLSFLYNYNYDHFPGMEVKHPAVVDSAHGMVPTMDKNSNYGSCQEKKKRLTSDQLDSLERSFQEEIKLDPDRKMKLSKELGLQPRQIAVWFQNRRARWKAKQLEHLYDALKQDYDVISRERQKLQEEVMKLKAMLRSEQQAGGRKQAGSTGYTEISGEETVESTSIAINGSNKTRSGGGGGSASQHHQINADCNYLFNVEEYNPLSPPYWPGGLPSYPS
- the LOC118343707 gene encoding homeobox-leucine zipper protein ATHB-22-like isoform X2 — its product is MEVKHPAVVDSAHGMVPTMDKNSNYGSCQEKKKRLTSDQLDSLERSFQEEIKLDPDRKMKLSKELGLQPRQIAVWFQNRRARWKAKQLEHLYDALKQDYDVISRERQKLQEEVMKLKAMLRSEQQAGGRKQAGSTGYTEISGEETVESTSIAINGSNKTRSGGGGGSASQHHQINADCNYLFNVEEYNPLSPPYWPGGLPSYPS